A portion of the Stegostoma tigrinum isolate sSteTig4 chromosome 18, sSteTig4.hap1, whole genome shotgun sequence genome contains these proteins:
- the crebl2 gene encoding cAMP-responsive element-binding protein-like 2 encodes MDDSKVVGGKVKKPGKRGRKPAKIDLKAKLERSRQSARECRARKKLRYQYLEELVSRRERAICALREELEMYKQWCTAMDQGKIPSEIKALLTGDEQSKAQQTVSKQGKARTEGSANLA; translated from the exons ATGGATGACAGCAAA GTGGTGGGAGGTAAAGTGAAGAAACCTGGAAAGCGAGGGCGTAAACCTGCTAAAATAGATTTAAAGGCGAAGCTTGAGAGAAGtcgccagagtgccagagagtgCAGAGCAAGAAAAAAGTTGCGTTATCAGTACTTGGAAGAGCTTGTGTCTAGAAGAGAGAGAGCCATCTGTGCTCTGAGGGAAGAGCTAGAGATG TACAAGCAATGGTGCACAGCAATGGACCAGGGAAAAATACCGTCAGAAATAAAAGCGCTACTCACAGGGGATGAACAAAGTAAAGCACAGCAGACTGTGAGTAAACAAGGAAAAGCAAGAACTGAAGGAAGTGCCAATTTGGCCT AA
- the gpr19 gene encoding probable G-protein coupled receptor 19 isoform X1, with product MGRGHRWLGQHLLPTVSCLEKVMRKKKLQIFFPITVFLVNLHLKSNKGKIESRNCLVQTMNMVLAEKILNKTHSVVIPATKTSANSSEILATLSIGTGRHFGVNGQDQTKINNSTYQEITTGEIIAVTFIFGVIWLIALFGNSLVCLVIHRSRRTQSTTNYFVVSMACADLLISVVSTPFVLLHFTTGKWLLGDVMCKLVRYIQYLTPGVQIYVLLSICVDRFYTIVYPLSFKVSREKAKKMIAASWIFDAAFVSPTLFFYGTEGGTCNLFLPQTWSGVAYGTVHLLVGFLIPSVLIILFYQKVIKYIWRIGTDGRTVRRTMNIVPRTKVKTIKMFLLLNCMFLLSWFPFYVVQIWQPDQMDYTRCSALFLSIALVSFSSSASKPSLYSIFNANFRRGMKETFCMSSMKCYRSNAYTITTSSRMAKKNYIGITEIPAPTKNATKDTIYETFDREAREKKLAWPINSNPPNTFV from the exons atgggacgtgggcatcgctggctgggccaacatttattgcccaccgttagttgccttgagaaggtgatgaggaAAAAAAAGCTGCAAATATTTTTTCCTATTACTGTATTCCTCGTAAACTTGCATTTAAAATCAAACAAAGGAAAGATCGAATCAAG GAATTGTCTTGTACAAACCATGAATATGGTGTTAGCCGAAAAAATTCTAAATAAGACACACTCCGTTGTAATTCCAGCAACCAAAACTTCAGCCAATTCCAGTGAAATATTAGCCACACTATCAATAGGCACTGGAAGGCATTTTGGAGTCAATGGTCAGGACCAGACAAAAATAAATAACTCCACGTACCAGGAAATTACAACAGGGGAAATCATCGCGGTCACCTTTATTTTTGGAGTGATCTGGCTTATTGCTTTGTTTGGGAACTCTCTCGTTTGCCTTGTAATCCACAGAAGTAGGAGGACACAATCAACTACCAACTACTTTGTAGTGTCCATGGCATGTGCAGATTTGCTCATCAGTGTGGTCAGCACTCCTTTTGTTCTTCTGCACTTTACCACCGGGAAGTGGTTGTTAGGGGATGTTATGTGTAAACTAGTTAGGTACATTCAGTACCTTACTCCAGGTGTCCAGATCTATGTCCTTCTCTCCATCTGCGTGGACAGATTTTACACTATTGTGTATCCTCTCAGTTTCAAAGTGTCCCGGGAGAAAGCCAAAAAGATGATTGCTGCTTCCTGGATTTTTGATGCTGCATTTGTGTCCCCTACTTTGTTTTTCTATGGCACAGAAGGTGGCACCTGTAATTTGTTTCTACCCCAGACCTGGAGTGGTGTTGCCTATGGCACTGTTCATCTGTTGGTGGGATTTCTGATTCCTTCTGTCCTCATCATACTGTTTTACCAAAAAGTAATCAAATACATTTGGAGAATTGGCACAGATGGGAGGACTGTAAGGAGGACAATGAACATTGTACCCAGAACGAAGGTTAAAACAATCAAGATGTTTTTGCTGTTAAATTGCATGTTTTTGTTGTCTTGGTTTCCATTTTATGTGGTTCAGATCTGGCAACCAGATCAGATGGATTACACAAGGTGTTCAGCACTGTTTCTATCTATTGCACTGGTGTCTTTCAGCTCTTCAGCATCTAAGCCCAGCCTCTATTCAATCTTCAATGCTAACTTCAGACGTGGAATGAAGGAGACTTTCTGCATGTCATCAATGAAGTGTTACCGTAGTAATGCATACACCATCACAACTAGTTCCAGAATGGCAAAAAAGAACTATATTGGGATCACAGAGATTCCTGCACCCACCAAAAATGCAACCAAAGATACAATATATGAAACATTTGACAGAGAAGCAAGAGAGAAAAAGCTTGCATGGCCTAtaaattcaaaccctccaaataCATTTGTGTAA
- the gpr19 gene encoding probable G-protein coupled receptor 19 isoform X2, which produces MSFVKRSSAGGICNTCPSTSHPCARNCLVQTMNMVLAEKILNKTHSVVIPATKTSANSSEILATLSIGTGRHFGVNGQDQTKINNSTYQEITTGEIIAVTFIFGVIWLIALFGNSLVCLVIHRSRRTQSTTNYFVVSMACADLLISVVSTPFVLLHFTTGKWLLGDVMCKLVRYIQYLTPGVQIYVLLSICVDRFYTIVYPLSFKVSREKAKKMIAASWIFDAAFVSPTLFFYGTEGGTCNLFLPQTWSGVAYGTVHLLVGFLIPSVLIILFYQKVIKYIWRIGTDGRTVRRTMNIVPRTKVKTIKMFLLLNCMFLLSWFPFYVVQIWQPDQMDYTRCSALFLSIALVSFSSSASKPSLYSIFNANFRRGMKETFCMSSMKCYRSNAYTITTSSRMAKKNYIGITEIPAPTKNATKDTIYETFDREAREKKLAWPINSNPPNTFV; this is translated from the exons ATGTCTTTCGTGAAGAGAAGCAGTGCAGGAGGTATCTGTAATACATGTCCATCAACGTCTCATCCATGTGCAAG GAATTGTCTTGTACAAACCATGAATATGGTGTTAGCCGAAAAAATTCTAAATAAGACACACTCCGTTGTAATTCCAGCAACCAAAACTTCAGCCAATTCCAGTGAAATATTAGCCACACTATCAATAGGCACTGGAAGGCATTTTGGAGTCAATGGTCAGGACCAGACAAAAATAAATAACTCCACGTACCAGGAAATTACAACAGGGGAAATCATCGCGGTCACCTTTATTTTTGGAGTGATCTGGCTTATTGCTTTGTTTGGGAACTCTCTCGTTTGCCTTGTAATCCACAGAAGTAGGAGGACACAATCAACTACCAACTACTTTGTAGTGTCCATGGCATGTGCAGATTTGCTCATCAGTGTGGTCAGCACTCCTTTTGTTCTTCTGCACTTTACCACCGGGAAGTGGTTGTTAGGGGATGTTATGTGTAAACTAGTTAGGTACATTCAGTACCTTACTCCAGGTGTCCAGATCTATGTCCTTCTCTCCATCTGCGTGGACAGATTTTACACTATTGTGTATCCTCTCAGTTTCAAAGTGTCCCGGGAGAAAGCCAAAAAGATGATTGCTGCTTCCTGGATTTTTGATGCTGCATTTGTGTCCCCTACTTTGTTTTTCTATGGCACAGAAGGTGGCACCTGTAATTTGTTTCTACCCCAGACCTGGAGTGGTGTTGCCTATGGCACTGTTCATCTGTTGGTGGGATTTCTGATTCCTTCTGTCCTCATCATACTGTTTTACCAAAAAGTAATCAAATACATTTGGAGAATTGGCACAGATGGGAGGACTGTAAGGAGGACAATGAACATTGTACCCAGAACGAAGGTTAAAACAATCAAGATGTTTTTGCTGTTAAATTGCATGTTTTTGTTGTCTTGGTTTCCATTTTATGTGGTTCAGATCTGGCAACCAGATCAGATGGATTACACAAGGTGTTCAGCACTGTTTCTATCTATTGCACTGGTGTCTTTCAGCTCTTCAGCATCTAAGCCCAGCCTCTATTCAATCTTCAATGCTAACTTCAGACGTGGAATGAAGGAGACTTTCTGCATGTCATCAATGAAGTGTTACCGTAGTAATGCATACACCATCACAACTAGTTCCAGAATGGCAAAAAAGAACTATATTGGGATCACAGAGATTCCTGCACCCACCAAAAATGCAACCAAAGATACAATATATGAAACATTTGACAGAGAAGCAAGAGAGAAAAAGCTTGCATGGCCTAtaaattcaaaccctccaaataCATTTGTGTAA
- the gpr19 gene encoding probable G-protein coupled receptor 19 isoform X3, with protein sequence MPTFYRYRNCLVQTMNMVLAEKILNKTHSVVIPATKTSANSSEILATLSIGTGRHFGVNGQDQTKINNSTYQEITTGEIIAVTFIFGVIWLIALFGNSLVCLVIHRSRRTQSTTNYFVVSMACADLLISVVSTPFVLLHFTTGKWLLGDVMCKLVRYIQYLTPGVQIYVLLSICVDRFYTIVYPLSFKVSREKAKKMIAASWIFDAAFVSPTLFFYGTEGGTCNLFLPQTWSGVAYGTVHLLVGFLIPSVLIILFYQKVIKYIWRIGTDGRTVRRTMNIVPRTKVKTIKMFLLLNCMFLLSWFPFYVVQIWQPDQMDYTRCSALFLSIALVSFSSSASKPSLYSIFNANFRRGMKETFCMSSMKCYRSNAYTITTSSRMAKKNYIGITEIPAPTKNATKDTIYETFDREAREKKLAWPINSNPPNTFV encoded by the exons ATGCCAACTTTCTACAGATATCG GAATTGTCTTGTACAAACCATGAATATGGTGTTAGCCGAAAAAATTCTAAATAAGACACACTCCGTTGTAATTCCAGCAACCAAAACTTCAGCCAATTCCAGTGAAATATTAGCCACACTATCAATAGGCACTGGAAGGCATTTTGGAGTCAATGGTCAGGACCAGACAAAAATAAATAACTCCACGTACCAGGAAATTACAACAGGGGAAATCATCGCGGTCACCTTTATTTTTGGAGTGATCTGGCTTATTGCTTTGTTTGGGAACTCTCTCGTTTGCCTTGTAATCCACAGAAGTAGGAGGACACAATCAACTACCAACTACTTTGTAGTGTCCATGGCATGTGCAGATTTGCTCATCAGTGTGGTCAGCACTCCTTTTGTTCTTCTGCACTTTACCACCGGGAAGTGGTTGTTAGGGGATGTTATGTGTAAACTAGTTAGGTACATTCAGTACCTTACTCCAGGTGTCCAGATCTATGTCCTTCTCTCCATCTGCGTGGACAGATTTTACACTATTGTGTATCCTCTCAGTTTCAAAGTGTCCCGGGAGAAAGCCAAAAAGATGATTGCTGCTTCCTGGATTTTTGATGCTGCATTTGTGTCCCCTACTTTGTTTTTCTATGGCACAGAAGGTGGCACCTGTAATTTGTTTCTACCCCAGACCTGGAGTGGTGTTGCCTATGGCACTGTTCATCTGTTGGTGGGATTTCTGATTCCTTCTGTCCTCATCATACTGTTTTACCAAAAAGTAATCAAATACATTTGGAGAATTGGCACAGATGGGAGGACTGTAAGGAGGACAATGAACATTGTACCCAGAACGAAGGTTAAAACAATCAAGATGTTTTTGCTGTTAAATTGCATGTTTTTGTTGTCTTGGTTTCCATTTTATGTGGTTCAGATCTGGCAACCAGATCAGATGGATTACACAAGGTGTTCAGCACTGTTTCTATCTATTGCACTGGTGTCTTTCAGCTCTTCAGCATCTAAGCCCAGCCTCTATTCAATCTTCAATGCTAACTTCAGACGTGGAATGAAGGAGACTTTCTGCATGTCATCAATGAAGTGTTACCGTAGTAATGCATACACCATCACAACTAGTTCCAGAATGGCAAAAAAGAACTATATTGGGATCACAGAGATTCCTGCACCCACCAAAAATGCAACCAAAGATACAATATATGAAACATTTGACAGAGAAGCAAGAGAGAAAAAGCTTGCATGGCCTAtaaattcaaaccctccaaataCATTTGTGTAA
- the gpr19 gene encoding probable G-protein coupled receptor 19 isoform X4, producing the protein MNMVLAEKILNKTHSVVIPATKTSANSSEILATLSIGTGRHFGVNGQDQTKINNSTYQEITTGEIIAVTFIFGVIWLIALFGNSLVCLVIHRSRRTQSTTNYFVVSMACADLLISVVSTPFVLLHFTTGKWLLGDVMCKLVRYIQYLTPGVQIYVLLSICVDRFYTIVYPLSFKVSREKAKKMIAASWIFDAAFVSPTLFFYGTEGGTCNLFLPQTWSGVAYGTVHLLVGFLIPSVLIILFYQKVIKYIWRIGTDGRTVRRTMNIVPRTKVKTIKMFLLLNCMFLLSWFPFYVVQIWQPDQMDYTRCSALFLSIALVSFSSSASKPSLYSIFNANFRRGMKETFCMSSMKCYRSNAYTITTSSRMAKKNYIGITEIPAPTKNATKDTIYETFDREAREKKLAWPINSNPPNTFV; encoded by the coding sequence ATGAATATGGTGTTAGCCGAAAAAATTCTAAATAAGACACACTCCGTTGTAATTCCAGCAACCAAAACTTCAGCCAATTCCAGTGAAATATTAGCCACACTATCAATAGGCACTGGAAGGCATTTTGGAGTCAATGGTCAGGACCAGACAAAAATAAATAACTCCACGTACCAGGAAATTACAACAGGGGAAATCATCGCGGTCACCTTTATTTTTGGAGTGATCTGGCTTATTGCTTTGTTTGGGAACTCTCTCGTTTGCCTTGTAATCCACAGAAGTAGGAGGACACAATCAACTACCAACTACTTTGTAGTGTCCATGGCATGTGCAGATTTGCTCATCAGTGTGGTCAGCACTCCTTTTGTTCTTCTGCACTTTACCACCGGGAAGTGGTTGTTAGGGGATGTTATGTGTAAACTAGTTAGGTACATTCAGTACCTTACTCCAGGTGTCCAGATCTATGTCCTTCTCTCCATCTGCGTGGACAGATTTTACACTATTGTGTATCCTCTCAGTTTCAAAGTGTCCCGGGAGAAAGCCAAAAAGATGATTGCTGCTTCCTGGATTTTTGATGCTGCATTTGTGTCCCCTACTTTGTTTTTCTATGGCACAGAAGGTGGCACCTGTAATTTGTTTCTACCCCAGACCTGGAGTGGTGTTGCCTATGGCACTGTTCATCTGTTGGTGGGATTTCTGATTCCTTCTGTCCTCATCATACTGTTTTACCAAAAAGTAATCAAATACATTTGGAGAATTGGCACAGATGGGAGGACTGTAAGGAGGACAATGAACATTGTACCCAGAACGAAGGTTAAAACAATCAAGATGTTTTTGCTGTTAAATTGCATGTTTTTGTTGTCTTGGTTTCCATTTTATGTGGTTCAGATCTGGCAACCAGATCAGATGGATTACACAAGGTGTTCAGCACTGTTTCTATCTATTGCACTGGTGTCTTTCAGCTCTTCAGCATCTAAGCCCAGCCTCTATTCAATCTTCAATGCTAACTTCAGACGTGGAATGAAGGAGACTTTCTGCATGTCATCAATGAAGTGTTACCGTAGTAATGCATACACCATCACAACTAGTTCCAGAATGGCAAAAAAGAACTATATTGGGATCACAGAGATTCCTGCACCCACCAAAAATGCAACCAAAGATACAATATATGAAACATTTGACAGAGAAGCAAGAGAGAAAAAGCTTGCATGGCCTAtaaattcaaaccctccaaataCATTTGTGTAA